In Leishmania braziliensis MHOM/BR/75/M2904 complete genome, chromosome 14, the following are encoded in one genomic region:
- a CDS encoding Hypothetical repeat protein — protein MNSCHSASFGRACGVCVCVCVCVRVYIDGDGGQAAQLLACWSFLLCRSPPANTHHHNRSRAYSYAGTYTHTTSLDSRRHTGGKRSLYRCLYRCLYRCLYRCLYRCLYRCLYRCLYRCLYRCLYRCLYRCLYRCLYRCLYRCLYRCLYRCLYRCLYRCLYRCLYRCLYRCLYRCLYRCLYRCLYRCLYRCLYRCLYRCLYRCLYRCLYRCLYRCLYRCLYRCLYRCLYRCLYRCLYRCLYRCLYRCLYRCLYRCLYRCLYRCLYRCLYRCLYRCLYRCLYRCLYRCLYRCLYRCLYRCLYRCLYRCLYRCLYRCLYRCLYRCLYRCLYRCLYRCLYRCLYRCLYRCLYRCLYRCLYRCLYRCLYRCLYRCLYRCLYRCLYRCLYRCLYRCLYRCLYRCLYRGKNNHQLHTEQKTTEIDWERGERASGLDKATHSLLCFSHARALDFYRFLCFELLEEESGQCPCVPAPPTCFCPPSHPSPRSPLVV, from the coding sequence ATGAACAGCTGTCACAGTGCTTCTTTCGGGCGTGCATgtggtgtatgtgtatgtgtgtgtgtgtgtgtgcgtgtgtatatCGATGGAGACGGTGGACAGGCAGCGCAGCTATTGGCCTGTTGGTCATTTCTGCTTTGTCGGAGTCCCCCAGCGAATACGCACCACCACAACAGGAGTCGAGCATACAGCTATGCAGGAacctacacgcacaccacctcaCTCGACTCACGGCGTCACACGGGTGGAAAGAGGagtctatatcgatgtctatatcggtgtctatatcgatgtctatatcgatgtctatatcgatgtctatatcgatgtctatatcggtgtctatatcgatgtctatatcgatgtctatatcggtgtctatatcgatgtctatatcgatgtctatatcgatgtctatatcgatgtctatatcgatgtctatatcgatgtctatatcgatgtctatatcgatgtctatatcgatgtctatatcgatgtctatatcgatgtctatatcggtgtctatatcgatgtctatatcgatgtctatatcgatgtctatatcgatgtctatatcgatgtctatatcgatgtctatatcgatgtctatatcgatgtctatatcgatgtctatatcgatgtctatatcgatgtctatatcgatgtctatatcgatgtctatatcgatgtctatatcgatgtctatatcgatgtctatatcgatgtctatatcgatgtctatatcgatgtctatatcgatgtctatatcgatgtctatatcgatgtctatatcgatgtctatatcgatgtctatatcgatgtctatatcggtgtctatatcgatgtctatatcgatgtctatatcggtgtctatatcgatgtctatatcggtGTCTATATCggtgtctatatcgatgtctatatcggtgtctatatcgatgtctatatcgatgtctatatcgatgtctatatcggtgtctatatcgatgtctatatcgatgtctatatcgatgtctatatcggtgtctatatcgatgtctatatcgatgtctatatcgatgtctatatcggtgtctatatcgatgtctatatcgatgtctatatcggtgtctatatcgatgtctatatcgatgtctatatcggtgtctatatcgatgtctatatcgatgtctatatcggtgtctatatcgatgtctatatcgagGAAAAAACAATCACCAATTACACACCGAGCAGAAAACGACAGAGATCGActgggaaaggggggaaagagcgTCGGGGTTGGACAAAGCTACTCATTCATTGCTGTGCTtctcgcacgcgcgcgcgctcgaTTTCTAtcgctttctctgttttGAATTGTtagaagaggagagcggccagtgcccgtgtgtgcctgcgccaCCAACTTGTTTTTGTCCGCCCTCCCACCCTTCGCCTCGCAGCCCCCTCGTTGTGTGA